A region from the Spirochaeta thermophila DSM 6192 genome encodes:
- a CDS encoding NADH-dependent [FeFe] hydrogenase, group A6, with protein sequence MKTITATINGIKVEVPEGTSILDAAKKMQVKIPTLCHHPDLPAWGACGICVVKVAGSPKMLRACATPLEDGMEVITHDPEIVQVRKTVIELILSTHPDDCLYCPRNQNCELQRLAAEFGVREQPYEKNIVELPKDTSTPSLVLDPSKCVKCGRCVNVCQGMQNVWALEFLGRGDGTRIAPAGDIALNDSPCIKCGQCSAHCPVGAIYEKDDTRRVWEAIMDPEIHTVVQIAPAVRVAIGEAFGYEPGTLLTGKTYAALRRLGFDAIFDTNFGADLTIMEEASEFVERFAHGKGPIPLITTCCPSWVDYLEKYYPEMIPHFSSAKSPQMMLAAMVKTYYAQKKGIDPSKIFMVSVMPCTSKKYEIERDENMYSSGYKDQDASITTRELARMIKSAGIDFHNLPDEEADQPLGMYTGAGTIFGVTGGVMEAAVRTAYYFVTGKEMEKVEYTPIRGLDGVKEATLDIDGTQVRIAVAHSISNVQYVLDRVKQALKEGKEPPYHFIEVMACRGGCVGGGGQPYGATDEIRAKRAAGIYTDDERSVYRCSHQNPAIKQLYEEFLEKPLSEKAHKYLHTHYTPRPLYLK encoded by the coding sequence ATGAAGACGATAACGGCTACGATAAACGGCATAAAGGTGGAAGTGCCCGAGGGGACGAGCATTCTCGATGCGGCGAAGAAGATGCAGGTGAAGATTCCCACCCTCTGCCACCACCCCGATCTCCCCGCGTGGGGTGCGTGTGGTATCTGTGTGGTGAAGGTGGCGGGAAGCCCCAAGATGCTCAGGGCCTGCGCCACACCGCTCGAGGATGGGATGGAGGTGATCACCCACGATCCTGAGATCGTCCAGGTGCGAAAGACCGTGATCGAGCTCATCCTCTCCACCCATCCCGACGACTGTCTCTACTGTCCCAGGAATCAGAACTGCGAGCTCCAGCGGCTTGCCGCCGAGTTCGGTGTGCGGGAGCAGCCCTACGAGAAGAACATCGTAGAGCTCCCCAAGGACACTTCCACTCCCTCCCTTGTGCTCGATCCCTCTAAGTGTGTGAAGTGCGGAAGGTGTGTGAATGTCTGTCAGGGCATGCAGAACGTGTGGGCCCTCGAGTTTCTCGGAAGGGGCGACGGTACCCGCATCGCGCCGGCGGGCGACATCGCCCTCAACGACAGCCCGTGCATCAAGTGCGGCCAGTGCTCGGCCCACTGTCCCGTCGGGGCCATCTACGAGAAGGACGACACCCGCAGGGTGTGGGAGGCCATCATGGATCCCGAGATCCACACCGTGGTGCAGATCGCCCCTGCGGTGCGCGTGGCGATCGGTGAGGCCTTCGGCTACGAACCCGGCACCCTGCTCACGGGGAAGACCTATGCCGCCCTCAGGCGACTCGGCTTTGATGCGATCTTCGACACCAATTTCGGAGCCGATCTCACCATCATGGAGGAGGCGAGCGAGTTCGTGGAGCGGTTCGCCCACGGCAAGGGCCCCATTCCCCTCATCACCACCTGTTGTCCCTCGTGGGTGGACTATCTCGAAAAGTACTACCCGGAGATGATCCCCCACTTCTCTTCGGCCAAGTCGCCGCAGATGATGCTCGCGGCCATGGTGAAGACCTACTATGCCCAGAAGAAGGGGATCGATCCGTCGAAGATCTTCATGGTCTCGGTGATGCCCTGTACGAGTAAGAAGTACGAGATCGAGCGCGACGAGAACATGTACTCCTCGGGCTACAAGGATCAGGACGCCTCCATCACCACCCGGGAGCTCGCCCGTATGATCAAGTCGGCGGGTATCGACTTCCACAACCTTCCGGACGAGGAGGCAGATCAGCCGTTGGGGATGTACACCGGTGCCGGTACCATCTTCGGCGTCACCGGCGGTGTGATGGAGGCAGCCGTTCGTACCGCCTACTACTTCGTCACCGGCAAGGAGATGGAGAAGGTGGAGTACACTCCCATAAGAGGGCTCGACGGTGTGAAGGAGGCCACTCTGGATATCGATGGTACGCAGGTGCGGATCGCGGTGGCCCACTCCATCTCCAACGTCCAGTATGTGCTCGATAGGGTGAAGCAGGCCCTGAAAGAGGGCAAGGAGCCTCCCTATCACTTCATCGAGGTGATGGCGTGTCGCGGCGGGTGCGTGGGGGGCGGCGGTCAGCCCTACGGCGCCACGGACGAGATCAGGGCCAAGCGGGCTGCAGGTATCTACACCGACGACGAGCGGTCGGTGTACCGGTGTTCGCACCAGAACCCTGCCATCAAGCAGCTGTATGAGGAGTTCCTCGAGAAGCCCCTCAGCGAGAAGGCCCACAAGTACCTCCACACCCACTACACCCCTCGTCCGCTCTACCTCAAATGA
- a CDS encoding NADH-ubiquinone oxidoreductase-F iron-sulfur binding region domain-containing protein produces the protein MAYKQYVLICGGTGCESNKSDQVYRNLLGLLEKEGISSDVQVVKTGCFGFCEQGPIVKVLPEESFYVQVKPEDAEEIVKEHLIKGRPVTRLLYNKDQSKEFARVDDIDFYQKQFRVVLRNCGFINPEDINEYIARDGYAALEKVLLEMSPDEVIEELKRSGLRGRGGAGFPTWRKWLFTKQVESDMKYVVCNADEGDPGAYMDRSVLEGDPHSVLEAMIIAGKTVGAHKGYIYVRAEYPLAIRRLNIAIEQARELGLLGEDILGSGFSFDIEIRLGAGAFVCGEETALLASIEGSRGTPRPRPPFPAVKGLWGKPTVINNVETLANIPVIILRGGDWFAKIGTETSKGTKVFALTGKVNNSGLVEVPMGTTLRDIVFNIGGGIPNGKKFKAVQTGGPSGGVIPEEYLDTPIDYENLQKLGSIMGSGGMIVMDEDDCMVNVAKFYLGFTVDESCGKCAPCRVGGRKLYNILDRISKGKGTLEDIDKIKEISHAMKRASLCGLGQTAPNPVLSTLHYFEDEYRAHIVEKRCPTGKCVELVTYTILPDKCIGCGVCARRCPVNAITGERKQPHVIDQDKCIKCGACYEACKFNAIEKR, from the coding sequence ATGGCATACAAGCAGTACGTGCTCATATGTGGCGGTACCGGGTGTGAGTCGAACAAGTCCGACCAGGTGTACCGGAACCTTCTCGGGCTCCTCGAGAAAGAGGGGATTTCGTCCGATGTCCAGGTCGTCAAGACAGGATGCTTCGGGTTCTGCGAGCAGGGGCCGATCGTGAAGGTGCTCCCCGAGGAGTCCTTCTACGTCCAGGTGAAGCCGGAGGATGCGGAGGAGATCGTCAAGGAGCACCTCATAAAGGGGCGGCCGGTCACCCGGCTCCTCTACAACAAGGACCAGAGCAAGGAATTCGCGCGGGTCGACGATATCGACTTCTATCAGAAACAGTTCCGTGTGGTCCTGAGGAACTGTGGGTTCATCAACCCCGAGGATATCAACGAGTACATCGCCCGCGATGGGTATGCGGCCCTGGAGAAGGTGCTCCTCGAGATGAGCCCCGATGAGGTGATAGAAGAGCTCAAGAGGTCCGGGCTCAGGGGACGTGGAGGAGCGGGGTTCCCCACCTGGCGGAAGTGGCTCTTCACCAAGCAGGTGGAATCTGATATGAAGTACGTGGTCTGTAACGCGGACGAGGGGGACCCCGGCGCCTACATGGACAGAAGCGTGCTCGAGGGTGACCCGCACTCCGTACTCGAGGCGATGATCATCGCAGGTAAGACCGTGGGGGCTCACAAGGGCTACATCTATGTCCGTGCCGAGTACCCCCTCGCCATCCGCAGGCTCAACATCGCCATCGAGCAGGCGAGAGAGCTCGGACTCCTTGGAGAGGACATCCTGGGGAGCGGGTTCTCGTTCGACATCGAGATCAGGCTCGGGGCAGGTGCCTTCGTCTGCGGCGAGGAGACCGCCCTCCTCGCATCGATCGAGGGTTCCAGGGGTACCCCCCGACCCAGGCCGCCCTTCCCTGCGGTGAAGGGGCTGTGGGGAAAGCCCACCGTGATCAACAACGTGGAGACCCTCGCGAACATCCCGGTGATCATCCTGCGGGGTGGCGACTGGTTCGCGAAGATCGGTACTGAGACATCCAAAGGCACCAAGGTCTTCGCCCTCACCGGCAAGGTGAACAACTCGGGGCTCGTGGAGGTCCCCATGGGCACCACCCTGAGGGACATCGTCTTCAACATAGGCGGCGGCATCCCCAACGGCAAGAAGTTCAAGGCCGTGCAGACCGGTGGTCCCTCGGGCGGTGTGATCCCCGAGGAGTACCTCGACACGCCCATCGACTACGAGAACCTCCAGAAGCTCGGCTCCATCATGGGTTCGGGTGGTATGATCGTGATGGATGAAGACGACTGTATGGTGAACGTGGCCAAGTTCTACCTCGGCTTCACGGTGGACGAGTCGTGCGGCAAGTGTGCCCCGTGTCGGGTGGGCGGAAGGAAGCTCTACAACATCCTCGACCGGATCTCGAAGGGCAAGGGCACGCTCGAGGACATAGACAAGATCAAGGAAATCTCCCACGCCATGAAGCGTGCCTCGCTCTGCGGATTGGGACAGACCGCTCCCAACCCCGTACTCTCCACCCTCCACTACTTCGAGGATGAGTACCGGGCACACATCGTGGAGAAGCGGTGCCCCACCGGCAAGTGTGTGGAGCTGGTCACCTACACCATACTTCCCGACAAGTGTATAGGCTGTGGCGTGTGCGCCCGGAGATGTCCGGTGAACGCCATAACCGGGGAACGGAAACAGCCCCACGTCATCGATCAGGACAAGTGTATCAAGTGCGGTGCCTGTTACGAGGCCTGTAAGTTCAACGCCATAGAGAAACGCTAA
- a CDS encoding (2Fe-2S) ferredoxin domain-containing protein — translation MGKMTLEQLRKLREEKKRLLEMRDPDNKEIHIVVGMGTSGIAAGAKETLDAFLRIIEEKGLTNVAVRQVGGFGLDYAEPTVEVIMPGMPRVIYGKVTPDVARRIVEDHILGGKLVENHVYDRPAADIVSKEE, via the coding sequence ATGGGAAAGATGACGCTGGAACAGCTCAGGAAGCTTCGGGAAGAGAAGAAGCGGCTCCTTGAGATGCGGGATCCCGACAACAAGGAGATCCACATCGTGGTCGGTATGGGAACCAGCGGAATCGCTGCAGGGGCCAAGGAGACGCTCGATGCCTTCTTGAGGATCATCGAGGAGAAGGGGCTCACCAACGTGGCGGTTCGTCAGGTAGGGGGCTTCGGACTCGATTATGCCGAGCCCACCGTGGAGGTGATCATGCCCGGCATGCCGCGTGTGATCTACGGTAAGGTCACCCCTGATGTGGCGCGACGCATCGTGGAGGACCACATCCTCGGCGGGAAACTGGTGGAGAATCACGTCTACGACAGACCCGCGGCTGATATCGTGAGCAAAGAGGAATAG
- a CDS encoding ATP-binding protein, with translation MHRTLSDFILELVQNALEAGARTIEVSLHTGEGWCTVEVRDDGKGMTPEEKERALDPFFTDGRKHPARRLGLGLAFLKQAVDLVGGGLSLESEPGRGTVVRFTMPLDHVDTPPMGDLASTWRQALSFDGDYELVVERRGEGGGYTLSRKELLEELGDFWDASHALLLDRFVHELEDSCLNASREGDVYGKDDAGTAQEASGREEAAP, from the coding sequence ATGCATCGTACGCTCTCCGACTTCATTCTGGAGCTCGTGCAGAACGCTCTCGAGGCCGGAGCGCGTACGATAGAAGTCTCACTCCATACTGGAGAAGGGTGGTGTACGGTGGAGGTGAGGGACGACGGGAAAGGCATGACGCCTGAAGAGAAGGAGAGGGCCCTCGACCCCTTCTTCACCGATGGGCGGAAGCATCCCGCCAGGCGCCTGGGATTGGGGCTCGCCTTCCTCAAGCAGGCGGTCGACCTGGTCGGAGGCGGGCTCTCCCTGGAGAGTGAGCCGGGCAGGGGCACGGTGGTGCGCTTCACCATGCCGCTCGATCATGTGGATACGCCTCCGATGGGGGACCTGGCCTCCACGTGGCGGCAGGCCCTCTCGTTTGATGGGGACTACGAGCTGGTGGTGGAGAGACGGGGTGAGGGAGGTGGCTACACCCTCTCGAGGAAGGAGCTCTTGGAAGAGCTCGGGGACTTCTGGGATGCATCGCATGCCCTTCTCCTGGACAGGTTTGTGCACGAGCTCGAAGACTCGTGCCTCAACGCTTCACGTGAAGGAGATGTCTATGGGAAAGATGACGCTGGAACAGCTCAGGAAGCTTCGGGAAGAGAAGAAGCGGCTCCTTGA
- a CDS encoding complex I 24 kDa subunit family protein yields MAQTAEVTLHPELMAFIEQWKEKPGNLIMVLHKTQEIYGYIPREIAMELAKVIDVPLAKIYGVITFYHFFKLRKPGKHRISVCMGTACFLKGGEDILKELEDLLGVGPNTATEDGLFSFEAVRCLGCCGLAPVVMVDGEVYGKVTKDDLPGILAKYREQG; encoded by the coding sequence ATGGCTCAGACAGCAGAGGTGACGCTCCATCCGGAACTCATGGCCTTCATCGAGCAATGGAAGGAGAAGCCTGGAAATCTCATCATGGTGCTCCACAAAACGCAGGAGATCTACGGGTACATCCCCCGGGAGATCGCCATGGAGCTCGCCAAGGTGATCGATGTGCCACTCGCGAAGATCTACGGCGTGATCACGTTCTACCACTTCTTCAAGCTCCGCAAGCCCGGGAAGCACCGGATCTCGGTGTGTATGGGGACCGCCTGCTTCCTCAAGGGAGGCGAGGACATCCTCAAGGAGCTGGAGGACCTTTTGGGCGTGGGGCCGAACACCGCGACCGAGGATGGACTCTTCTCGTTCGAGGCGGTCCGGTGCCTCGGGTGCTGCGGCCTCGCCCCGGTTGTGATGGTGGACGGCGAGGTGTACGGCAAGGTCACGAAGGACGATCTTCCGGGTATCCTCGCCAAGTACAGGGAGCAGGGATAA
- a CDS encoding redox-sensing transcriptional repressor Rex — MESFNEKMITKNTITRASRYLRVLKNLRSLGFVRVYSPNLADALGLTPAVVRKDFSLLGMEGRKKGGYLIDELIEHLEHLLGANNPCKTVVVGCGRIGRALIESQELRREGIQIVAGFDIAPPPPEEQGEVPILPMDEFESIVDKEGIRVGILAVPSHAALEVFERMRAAGIRGFLNFTTVELKCQERCPHGCENRCVIHQVNIGLELETLFHMVHITEQRPELLKE; from the coding sequence GTGGAATCTTTTAACGAGAAGATGATCACAAAAAACACTATAACGAGAGCGTCGCGGTATCTCAGGGTTCTCAAGAACCTCAGGTCACTGGGGTTCGTGAGGGTCTATTCCCCGAATCTTGCCGATGCACTCGGCCTCACTCCCGCCGTGGTCCGCAAAGATTTCTCCCTCCTGGGAATGGAAGGGCGGAAGAAGGGTGGATACCTCATCGATGAACTCATAGAGCACCTGGAACACCTGCTGGGCGCTAATAACCCCTGCAAAACCGTGGTGGTAGGATGCGGAAGAATAGGTCGGGCACTCATCGAGTCTCAGGAGCTCCGCCGTGAGGGCATCCAGATAGTGGCTGGCTTCGACATAGCTCCCCCGCCCCCAGAAGAGCAGGGTGAGGTCCCCATCCTTCCCATGGATGAGTTTGAGTCCATCGTTGACAAAGAGGGAATAAGGGTGGGCATCCTGGCCGTGCCCTCGCACGCAGCGCTCGAGGTGTTCGAACGCATGCGAGCCGCGGGTATACGCGGCTTCCTCAACTTCACCACGGTGGAGCTCAAGTGCCAGGAACGTTGCCCCCACGGCTGTGAAAACCGGTGCGTCATCCACCAGGTGAATATCGGGCTCGAACTCGAAACCCTCTTCCACATGGTGCACATCACCGAGCAGCGACCGGAGTTGCTCAAGGAGTGA
- a CDS encoding CBS domain-containing protein: MDQTPLSDIPSPRLLELIYTLKVRDVMTRDLITATPDEPLRSIQHKMKANRITGVPVIQKHRLVGIVSLDDIITALDKGYIDEPAGRHMTRNVVVLEEDMPLRFAISYLDKYHYGRFPVLDKKGSLVGIVTSRDIITSLLLQANRALEQMEATLYRRSYEGHPPEAGSYTREFYIRQYDFEHAGTASTQIKRILTERGLPPKVVRRASIAAYELEMNIVVHSVGGVLRLVLTPRRVEITAEDSGPGIEDIALALQEGYSTAADWIRSLGFGAGMGLPNTKRVADEFSIHSTPGKGTIVKVAISLQGGEDAHDKADTPSG, from the coding sequence ATGGATCAGACCCCGCTGAGTGACATCCCCTCCCCCCGACTCCTCGAACTCATCTATACCCTCAAGGTGAGGGACGTGATGACGAGGGATCTCATCACCGCCACTCCCGATGAACCCCTGCGTTCCATCCAGCACAAGATGAAAGCGAATCGCATCACCGGAGTCCCGGTGATCCAGAAACACCGTCTGGTGGGCATCGTGAGCCTCGACGACATCATCACCGCCCTCGACAAGGGCTACATCGACGAACCGGCGGGCAGGCACATGACGAGAAACGTGGTGGTGCTGGAAGAGGACATGCCCCTCAGGTTCGCCATCTCCTATCTCGATAAGTACCACTACGGACGATTCCCGGTACTCGACAAGAAGGGAAGCCTCGTGGGCATCGTCACGAGCAGGGATATCATCACGAGCCTCCTTTTGCAGGCGAACCGTGCCCTCGAGCAGATGGAAGCAACCCTCTACAGGCGTTCGTACGAGGGACATCCCCCGGAGGCAGGCTCATACACCAGGGAGTTCTACATCAGGCAGTACGACTTCGAACACGCCGGTACCGCGTCCACCCAGATAAAACGGATCCTCACCGAGCGAGGGCTCCCCCCCAAGGTGGTGAGGCGGGCCTCCATCGCCGCCTATGAGCTCGAGATGAACATCGTGGTCCACTCCGTGGGAGGAGTGCTCAGGCTCGTACTCACCCCACGGAGGGTGGAGATCACGGCCGAGGACTCAGGGCCGGGTATCGAGGATATCGCCTTGGCCCTGCAGGAAGGCTACTCCACCGCAGCGGACTGGATACGCTCCCTCGGTTTCGGAGCAGGGATGGGGCTTCCCAACACCAAGCGCGTGGCGGACGAGTTCTCCATCCACTCCACCCCCGGAAAGGGGACCATTGTGAAGGTCGCAATATCCCTTCAAGGAGGAGAAGATGCTCACGATAAAGCAGATACCCCCTCTGGTTGA
- a CDS encoding PHP domain-containing protein: MKWWKADIHIHSCLSPCGDLSMGPRTIIRRAREEGLELIALTDHNTARNTPALTALGNTAGITVLPGLELTTAEELHLVALFPTLEEALDFSSWWEDSLIKLPHNPERYGDQPVVNEEEEIIDELPFSLASASRVSLHETVEAVHARGGLAFPSHIDRGAFSCYSQLGFLPDEPFDAVELWHIPPRLDTRGYPSLTNSDAHFPERIGARYFFFEAEKPTFPCLTEAIARGRVKICST, translated from the coding sequence ATGAAGTGGTGGAAGGCCGACATTCACATCCATTCGTGTCTCTCGCCGTGTGGAGATCTCTCCATGGGGCCTCGCACCATCATCCGGAGGGCGAGAGAGGAGGGACTTGAGCTCATCGCCCTCACCGATCACAACACCGCCCGCAACACCCCTGCGCTCACCGCCCTCGGGAACACAGCAGGGATCACCGTGCTCCCTGGACTGGAACTCACCACCGCCGAGGAGCTCCACCTCGTCGCCCTCTTCCCCACCCTCGAAGAGGCCCTGGACTTCTCCTCGTGGTGGGAAGACTCCCTCATCAAGCTGCCCCACAATCCCGAACGATACGGCGATCAGCCGGTGGTGAACGAGGAGGAGGAGATCATCGACGAGCTGCCCTTCTCGCTCGCCTCGGCCAGCAGGGTGAGCCTCCACGAGACGGTGGAGGCCGTCCATGCACGAGGGGGGCTCGCCTTTCCCTCCCACATCGACAGGGGCGCCTTCTCCTGCTACAGCCAGCTCGGCTTTCTGCCGGACGAGCCGTTCGACGCCGTGGAGCTGTGGCACATACCCCCCCGGCTCGATACCCGCGGCTACCCTTCCCTCACCAACTCGGACGCCCACTTCCCCGAGCGCATCGGGGCCCGCTACTTCTTCTTCGAGGCGGAAAAACCTACGTTTCCCTGTTTGACCGAGGCCATCGCTCGGGGAAGAGTGAAGATCTGCAGTACATAG
- a CDS encoding family 16 glycosylhydrolase, which yields MRAATTVWTLVCGLIVVGAIACTSPTGPGGGAEPTPTPEPVSGNGDFSEPLSTAEPDGNGNLDTGGSWAFYLNSGGNGSAQIESGELHVVVTDSGTTDWAVQLLQAPVLVERGGTYHISFAGRSSTDGMRVVIKVGGTAERSWTAYYQNTFTLTTTMETYEVDFTMELDTDENARFEVWFLDTGDYWLDDIYLVKTGQEELPTEGTLTEADEDQVESWQLVWQEEFDGPSIDTSIWNFEIGNGHAQGIPGWGNNELQYYKQENAFIENGVLVIEAREEQVSDEYGTYDYTSARMTTKGKYEFQYGRVEIRAKLPYGQGIWPALWMLGSDIDTTGWPSCGEIDIMELIGSVPNVVHGTVHGPVSQGPGVGSGYTLESGTFADDFHVFAIEWDPDEVEFYVDDQLYHVVNKDEIGSDWVFDHPFFFILNVAVGGNWPGAPDDTTVFPQRMEVDYIRVYEDTNPDSIDGQEKWDCDYEIAWQEPVQIDQVTATEDPEFYLIAEDPGLVDVVMDWDPNTLTQGAVMPDVWGSGSTYDAQATYNGKNCWSVTPGTGWGISGGVLAFMGDIYDGTKVADFPADIATYTSIKLTLALPADFDPASGHDIHMKLAGSEKEISILPYLDTATTDWQQVTVPLSAFGTPSEIAGSTQIAIFTLGSTQPYYIAEWRLSANS from the coding sequence ATGAGAGCCGCAACGACAGTATGGACCCTTGTGTGTGGGCTGATAGTGGTTGGCGCGATCGCGTGTACCAGTCCTACGGGACCGGGTGGCGGCGCTGAGCCGACCCCCACACCAGAGCCTGTCTCCGGTAACGGGGACTTCTCCGAGCCCCTCTCCACGGCCGAACCGGATGGGAACGGCAATCTGGACACGGGCGGAAGCTGGGCCTTCTATCTCAACTCTGGTGGTAATGGCTCGGCCCAGATCGAGAGCGGTGAGCTTCACGTGGTCGTTACCGACTCCGGCACGACGGATTGGGCTGTGCAGCTCCTCCAGGCCCCTGTGTTGGTGGAGCGGGGTGGCACCTACCACATCAGCTTTGCGGGAAGGTCCTCAACGGACGGCATGAGGGTGGTGATCAAGGTGGGAGGTACCGCGGAGAGGAGCTGGACCGCCTATTACCAGAACACCTTCACCCTCACCACGACCATGGAGACCTACGAGGTCGACTTCACGATGGAGCTCGATACCGATGAGAACGCCCGCTTCGAGGTGTGGTTCCTCGATACCGGCGACTACTGGCTCGATGATATCTACCTGGTGAAGACCGGTCAGGAGGAGCTCCCCACGGAGGGAACCCTCACCGAGGCCGACGAGGATCAGGTGGAATCGTGGCAGCTCGTCTGGCAGGAGGAATTCGACGGCCCCTCCATCGACACCTCGATCTGGAACTTCGAGATAGGGAACGGTCATGCGCAAGGCATCCCCGGATGGGGAAACAACGAGCTCCAGTACTATAAGCAGGAGAACGCCTTCATAGAGAACGGCGTGCTCGTGATAGAGGCGCGGGAAGAACAGGTGAGCGACGAGTACGGCACCTATGACTACACCTCGGCCCGCATGACGACCAAAGGTAAGTACGAGTTCCAGTACGGAAGGGTAGAGATTAGGGCAAAGCTTCCCTACGGACAGGGGATCTGGCCGGCCCTGTGGATGCTCGGTTCGGACATCGATACCACCGGATGGCCTTCCTGTGGCGAGATCGACATCATGGAGCTTATAGGGAGCGTGCCCAACGTGGTGCACGGCACGGTCCATGGTCCGGTGAGTCAGGGGCCGGGGGTGGGGTCTGGCTACACCCTCGAGAGTGGGACATTCGCCGACGACTTCCACGTCTTCGCCATAGAGTGGGATCCCGACGAGGTGGAGTTCTACGTGGACGATCAGCTCTACCACGTGGTGAACAAGGACGAGATCGGTTCGGACTGGGTCTTCGATCACCCCTTCTTCTTCATCCTCAACGTGGCGGTAGGTGGGAACTGGCCAGGCGCGCCTGATGACACCACGGTCTTCCCGCAGAGGATGGAGGTGGACTACATCCGTGTGTACGAGGATACCAACCCCGATTCCATCGACGGCCAGGAGAAGTGGGACTGCGACTATGAGATCGCCTGGCAGGAACCCGTTCAGATAGATCAGGTGACCGCAACCGAAGATCCCGAGTTCTACCTCATCGCTGAAGATCCCGGCCTGGTGGACGTGGTGATGGACTGGGATCCCAACACCCTCACCCAGGGGGCGGTGATGCCCGACGTGTGGGGCTCCGGTTCCACCTATGATGCCCAGGCGACCTACAACGGGAAGAACTGCTGGAGTGTCACCCCGGGCACCGGATGGGGCATCTCTGGGGGGGTGCTCGCCTTCATGGGCGACATCTACGATGGTACCAAGGTGGCAGACTTCCCGGCGGACATTGCCACCTACACCTCGATAAAGCTCACCCTCGCCTTGCCTGCCGACTTCGATCCGGCCTCGGGCCATGACATTCACATGAAGCTCGCAGGCTCCGAAAAGGAGATCTCCATCCTCCCGTACCTCGATACCGCCACCACCGACTGGCAGCAGGTGACGGTTCCGCTCTCGGCCTTCGGTACCCCCTCTGAGATTGCGGGAAGCACGCAGATCGCCATTTTTACCCTAGGATCCACGCAGCCCTACTACATCGCCGAGTGGCGCCTGAGCGCGAATAGCTGA
- a CDS encoding LacI family DNA-binding transcriptional regulator: MITQKDVARRAGVSIMTVSRVLNGSPNVRPETRERVLRAMEDLGYHPHSGARSLARRYIGSLGVVAPLPENIGLESNPYFVRLLQGIEWACIHQGYDLLISSQRRHDQEEFPYFRLYFERKVDGLIFLNAGFGDSHLEQIERYHIPSCVVGERPESPHVDVVDTKNREGVARLVEYVVAHGHSKIGFLHSTVATYHIVERFEGFKEALSRYGLRFREDWVFWGDFSEGSGAEALDRLLSLDDRPTALVCGTDSMAIGVIRRARERGVEIPGELSLTGFDNIPEARVVHPPLTTMEQPLVKMGECAAELLIERITHPELPARRELFETSLVEGGTVAPPRR; this comes from the coding sequence ATGATCACCCAGAAGGATGTGGCACGGCGTGCGGGAGTCTCCATCATGACGGTCTCCCGTGTACTCAACGGGTCCCCCAACGTGAGGCCCGAGACCAGGGAACGTGTGCTCCGGGCCATGGAGGACCTGGGGTACCACCCCCACAGCGGGGCGCGGAGCCTCGCTCGACGATACATAGGAAGCCTTGGTGTAGTGGCTCCCCTCCCTGAGAACATCGGTCTCGAATCCAACCCCTACTTTGTGAGACTGCTCCAGGGTATAGAATGGGCGTGTATCCATCAGGGCTACGATCTCCTCATCTCCTCCCAGCGCCGTCACGATCAGGAGGAATTCCCCTACTTCAGGCTCTACTTCGAGCGGAAAGTCGACGGTCTCATCTTCCTGAACGCGGGTTTCGGAGATTCCCACCTCGAGCAGATAGAGAGGTATCACATCCCCTCCTGTGTGGTGGGGGAGCGGCCGGAAAGTCCTCATGTGGACGTGGTGGATACCAAGAATCGGGAAGGGGTGGCACGCCTCGTGGAGTATGTGGTGGCGCACGGGCATTCGAAGATAGGCTTCCTTCACTCTACCGTGGCCACATACCACATTGTCGAACGATTCGAAGGTTTCAAGGAAGCACTCTCCCGGTATGGCCTTCGCTTTCGCGAGGACTGGGTCTTCTGGGGAGATTTTTCCGAAGGGAGCGGGGCGGAGGCCCTGGACAGGCTCCTTTCACTGGATGACCGCCCCACCGCGCTCGTCTGCGGTACGGACTCGATGGCCATCGGTGTGATACGGCGGGCTCGGGAGAGGGGGGTGGAGATCCCGGGAGAACTTTCTCTCACAGGCTTTGATAACATCCCGGAGGCGAGAGTGGTGCATCCACCGCTCACCACCATGGAACAGCCTCTCGTGAAGATGGGGGAATGCGCCGCTGAACTCCTAATCGAGAGGATCACCCACCCAGAACTTCCTGCAAGGCGGGAGTTGTTTGAGACCTCTCTCGTAGAAGGTGGAACGGTAGCTCCACCTCGACGGTAA